Proteins from one Nyctibius grandis isolate bNycGra1 chromosome 2, bNycGra1.pri, whole genome shotgun sequence genomic window:
- the PCF11 gene encoding pre-mRNA cleavage complex 2 protein Pcf11, translating into MSAPESSAGSSEAREDACRDYQSSLEDLTFNSKPHINMLTILAEENVPFAKDIVSLIEAQIAKAPASEKLPVMYLMDSIVKNVGREYLTAFTKNLVATFICVFEKVDENTRKSLFKLRSTWDDIFPLKKLYALDVRVNSLDPAWPIKPLPPNVNTSSIHVNPKFLNKSPEESTSPTSAVTSGASTPPAVPEIQKNLTQEQLIRQQLLAKQKQLLELQQKKLELELEQTKAQLAVSLSVQQGSSTIASVPAPSKQHMSPAPHMTVKPPHQTAVQSEKNKPSPSPPLHDIKIVNRDPRLNRMAQHSSHAKDQSHRKEFPSNATSQSDTKANRTQAEKQNSTKQEKLKASDKTQKKELDQSEAKSKSPSPLKNKLPNTKDTKTQECESTKVSEISKRDPRLKRHLQDKSEGKEEELKEKRRNIEKKEKEEHKTCEHRPAGSRNKVINGAVQKQDTTTEDSEKQGGKQGRSSSSKRSRSRSPKARSPSTHSPKRRERRSPKRRLRSLSPTSSTPKIGKIRQIGAKQSHVEEGTQAARDERNSNKRNVKQEVRDPRRVKKAQEDRPQETAGQHSTKAAPDPKENAENWQGSKSGKRWKSGWEENKNSQQNEEHQALGKSLHQRHRENWPAGKGILSPRAPKQQHRLSVDANLQIPKELTSASKRELLKKANERLTSGEITQDEFLMVAHQIRQLFQYQEGKHRCSVWDSPTEEKCGLKRKPLLSDAELTYYEHKAKLKRTQVQHSLSRLDLLDPDDILDYHLPDALLSGIECEQAKAKRGVQIDRKEPFGERSRRHSPVSGTNRPFADNLSPLESRRRLEEQNATKGARGSKNFDPYDSWGESDEFRDALRQQGKSTTEFQKIDGDAVCRFDNREERQLLGQAGAREEPRSPFSERFKRPRYEDPEKAPFPESPGSRFGGIEAKQRISALMEDRPLFDGSPRPAAARVGVDGQGSPFVDGPAAGSSSRIDGPPGQAAMRFEGPLVVAGASQFDGPLAGAGGAGALRFDGPPGQLAGALRFEGPPGQVGGGGPLRFEGPLGQIGGPLRFEGPAGQPVGGPRFEGPGVGLRFEGPRGQLSGGLRFEGPHGQPLGPRGQPGAGLRFEGPHGQPLGPHGQPGGGLRFEGPHLQPLGPHGQPGGGLRFEGPHGQPLGPHGPSAGGLRFEGPHGPSAGGLRLEGPHGQPGVGPRLIDGPIHQGAGGLRFDGPLVRAGPRFDGCHAAGFDGQPGQLSLLQRFDGIHGQPGPRFERAPGQQAQPRFDTAIPQRFDGPHQPASRFDLPLGLQGARFENVANHPASRLEMSPYGQGGPFVEHPGHGFNGPSHGMQFQRHDLFDGSPGPNFNGPAGPGAQNFPLRAAGHYLDEKSLQGPQYGNFNNMPLGGNQVSLMSAQAGPYGQGQQYLPNPGSFVQNPAGAVPHSYPDNHLGQVDVNELFAKLLKTGILKLSKTDSTSAQAKETSAQPAAEEEDDDQNEDQNVPDLTNFTVEELRQRYDSVINRLYTGIQCYSCGMRFTTSQTDVYADHLDWHYRQNRTEKDVSRKITHRRWYYSLTDWIEFEEIADLEERAKSQFFEKAHEEVVLKTQEAAKEKEFQSVPAGPAGAVESCEICQEQFEQYWDEEEEEWHLKNAIRVDEKIYHPSCYEDYQNTSSFDCTPSPSKTPVENPLNIMLSIVKQETQESCDSPKVKEEPDDTPTACAEESTPASTDIKTEPDDSV; encoded by the exons ATGTCGGCCCCAGAGAGCAGCGCTGGTAGCAGCGAGGCCCGGGAGGACGCGTGCCGCGATTACCAGTCGTCGCTGGAAGACCTTACGTTCAACAGCAAGCCGCACATCAACATGCTGACCATCCTGGCCGAGGAGAACGTGCCCTTCGCCAAGGACATCGTGTCCCTGATCGAGGCGCAAATCGCCAAG GCTCCTGCATCAGAGAAGCTCCCTGTTATGTACCTTATGGATTCCATTGTCAAGAATGTGGGAAGAGAGTATCTTACTGCATTTACTAAAAACCTAGTTGCAAcatttatttgtgtatttgAAAAG gTGGATGAAAATACTaggaaaagtttatttaaattacGCTCCACATGGgatgatatttttcctttgaagaaactATATGCACTTGATGTCAGAGTCAACTCATTAGATCCTGCTTGGCCAATTAAACCTCTGCCCCCAAATGTGAATACTTCTAGCATCCATGTGAATCctaagtttttaaataaatcg cCAGAGGAATCTACTTCACCTACCTCTGCTGTCACTTCTGGTGCCTCTACTCCTCCAGCTGTTCCTGAAATACAAAAGAATTTGACACAGGAGCAACTGATAAGGCAGCAATTgcttgcaaagcaaaagcaattgTTAgaacttcagcaaaaaaaattagagcTGGAGCTGGAACAGACTAAAGCACAGTTG gCTGTATCTCTTAGTGTTCAGCAAGGATCATCTACTATAGCTTCAGTTCCAGCACCTTCCAAGCAACACATGTCTCCCGCACCTCATATGACAGTTAAACCACCTCATCAGACTGCTGTGCAATccgaaaaaaacaaaccatccCCAAGTCCTCCACTTCATGATATCAAAATAGTAAATAGGGACCCTCGACTTAATAGGATGGCtcaacattcttctcatgcTAAAGATCAGTctcataggaaagaatttccATCGAACGCAACCAGTCAGTCTGATACCAAGGCAAACAGAACAcaggctgaaaaacaaaactcaacaaagcaagaaaaactgaaagcaagtgacaaaacacagaagaaagaactTGACCAGTCAGAAGCAAAATCTAAATCACCATCCCCTTTGAAAAATAAGCTACCCAATACTAAAGATACTAAAACCCAGGAATGTGAAAGCACAAAAGTATCTGAAATTAGTAAGCGGGATCCAAGACTGAAAAGACATCTTCAAGATAAGTCAGAAGGCAAAGaggaagagctgaaagaaaagaggagaaatatagagaaaaaagaaaaagaggaacaTAAGACATGTGAACACAGAccagcaggcagcagaaataAAGTAATTAATGGTGCTGTTCAGAAACAAGACACGACTACAGAGGACTCAGAAAAACAGGGTGGAAAGCAAGGGAGATCAAGTAGTAGCAAACGGTCACGATCACGCTCTCCTAAGGCACGGTCACCATCTACACATTCTCCAAAAAGACGAGAGAGGAGGTCACCCAAAAGAAGACTTAGGAGTTTATCTCCCACTTCATCAACTCCTAAAATTGGAAAGATACGTCAGATAGGCGCTAAACAGTCTCATGTTGAAGAAGGCACACAAGCAgcaagagatgaaagaaattcTAATAAGCGAAATGTTAAACAAGAGGTGCGAGATCCGAGGAGAGTGAAAAAAGCCCAAGAAGACAGGCCCCAAGAAACAGCAGGCCAGCATTCTACAAAAGCTGCTCCTGATCCAAAGGAGAATGCAGAAAACTGGCAAGGATCCAAATCAGGCAAGAGGTGGAAATCTGgttgggaagaaaataaaaa CTCACAGCAGAATGAAGAACACCAAGCACTTGGTAAATCCCTGCACCAAAGACACCGGGAGAACTGGCCTGCTGGTAAAGGAATTTTGTCACCCCGAgcaccaaagcagcagcaccgGTTAAGTGTGGATGCTAATTTACAGATTCCCAAAGAACTGACATCTGCAAGCAAGAGGGAATTACTTAAGAAG GCCAATGAACGCTTAACATCTGGTGAAATAACACAAGATGAGTTCCTCATGGTAGCTCATCAGATCCGACAGCTGTTCCAGTATCAGGAAGGAAAGCACAGATGTAGTGTCTGGGATAGCCctacagaggaaaaatgtgGTTTGAAAAGGAAACCTCTTCTATCGGATGCAGAGTTAACATATTACGAACATAAGGCTAAACTGAAAAGAACACAAGTTCAGCATTCATTGTCAAGGCTTGATCTATTGGATCCTGATGATATTTTGGATTATCATTTGCCTGATGCATTGCTTTCTGGAATAGAATGTGAGCAAGCAAAAGCCAAGCGTGGAGTACAGATTGACAGAAAAGAACCATTTGGAGAAAGATCAAGGAGACACTCTCCTGTAAGTGGCACTAATAGACCTTTTGCTGATAACCTCTCACCGCTTGAGAGTCGGCGAAGACTTGAGGAACAAAATGCTACTAAAGGAGCAAGAGGTTCTAAGAACTTTGATCCTTATGACAGCTGGGGAGAATCAGATGAATTTAGAGATGCTCTCAGACAACAGGGGAAAAGCACAACAGAGTTCCAGAAAATAGATGGTGACGCAGTCTGCAGATTTGATAATCGTGAAGAAAGACAACTTCTTGGGCAAGCTG GTGCTCGAGAGGAGCCAAGATCACCATTCAGTGAACGTTTCAAAAGACCTAGGTATGAAGATCCAGAGAAAGCACCATTTCCGGAAAGTCCGGGATCAAGATTTGGAGGCATTGAAGCAAAGCAGAGGATAAGTGCACTAATGGAAGACAGACCTCTATTTGATGGCTCACCTAGACCGGCTGCTGCAAGGGTTGGGGTAGATGGACAAGGAAGCCCTTTTGTTGATGGTCCTGCTGCTGGTTCAAGTTCCAGAATTGATGGGCCACCTGGACAGGCTGCTATGAGATTTGAGGGGCCTTTGGTGGTGGCAGGTGCATCTCAGTTTGATGGACcactggcaggagcagggggagcTGGAGCCCTAAGATTTGATGGGCCACCAGGGCAACTGGCAGGTGCCCTGAGATTTGAAGGACCTCCAGGACAGGTTGGTGGTGGAGGTCCACTGAGGTTTGAGGGACCTCTTGGGCAGATAGGTGGGCCTTTGCGGTTCGAGGGGCCTGCAGGGCAGCCTGTAGGTGGTCCTAGATTTGAAGGACCTGGAGTTGGCCTCAGGTTCGAGGGTCCCCGTGGTCAGCTTTCAGGTGGTCTCAGGTTTGAGGGACCTCATGGTCAACCTCTGGGGCCTCGAGGTCAACCAGGGGCTGGTCTCAGGTTTGAGGGACCCCATGGTCAGCCCTTGGGGCCTCATGGTCAACCAGGGGGTGGCCTCAGGTTTGAGGGGCCACATTTACAGCCATTGGGGCCACATGGTCAACCTGGAGGTGGCCTCAGATTTGAGGGGCCACATGGTCAGCCTCTGGGGCCACATGGACCATCAGCTGGTGGGCTCAGATTCGAGGGGCCACATGGACCATCAGCTGGTGGGCTCAGATTGGAAGGACCACATGGTCAGCCAGGTGTAGGTCCTAGGTTGATTGATGGACCGATAcaccagggagctggtggacTTCGATTTGATGGTCCTCTGGTTCGGGCTGGTCCGAGATTTGATGGTTGTCACGCAGCTGGATTTGATGGTCAGCCTGGACAGTTATCTCTTTTGCAAAGATTTGATGGAATTCATGGACAGCCTGGTCCAAGATTTGAAAGGGCGCCTGGTCAACAGGCACAACCACGATTTGATACAGCCATACCTCAAAGATTTGATGGACCTCACCAGCCAGCCTCTAGATTTGACTTGCCCCTTGGCCTTCAAGGTGCACGTTTCGAAAATGTAGCTAACCATCCTGCCTCAAGACTAGAAATGTCACCATACGGACAAGGCGGTCCGTTTGTCGAACATCCCGGCCACGGCTTCAATGGACCATCTCATGGGATGCAGTTCCAGAGACATGATCTATTTGATGGTTCGCCTGGACCAAATTTCAATGGGCCAGCTGGCCCAGGAGCACAGAATTTCCCCTTGAGAGCAGCAGGACATTACTTGGATGAAAAAAGTCTGCAGGGTCCTCAGTATGGGAACTTCAATAATATGCCACTGGGAGGTAATCAG GTTTCTCTCAtgtctgctcaagcagggcctTATGGCCAAGGTCAACAGTACTTGCCAAATCCTGGAAGTTTTGTTCAGAACCCTGCAG GAGCTGTTCCACATTCATATCCTGATAACCACCTTGGCCAGGTTGATGTCAATGAATTGTTTGCTAaactgctgaaaacagggaTCCTCAAACTGTCAAAAACTGATTCCACTTCAGCAC aagcaaaggaaacatcAGCCCAACCAGCtgctgaagaggaagatgatgaccAGAATGAGGATCAAAACGTTCCAGACCTCACTAACTTCACAGTTGAAGAACTTAGACA GCGTTATGATAGTGTTATAAATCGACTGTACACTGGAATTCAGTGTTACTCATGTGGAATGAGGTTCACTACTTCACAGACAGATGTTTATGCGGATCATTTAGATTGGCATTATCGTCAGAACCGAACAGAAAAAGATGTTAGCAgaaaaatcacacacagaaGGTGGTACTACAGTTTAACA GACTGGATTGAA